The Elusimicrobiota bacterium genome contains the following window.
CCGGAAGACCTTGTCGTTAATAATATTATCCCTCCCCTTCGGATAATTTTTTTCATATTGCTTATCGCTTTTTTCCAATCCTTTACATGCTCCATTACTTCAGTACAAACAACAACATCAAAACTCTCATTGCCGTACTTTTCCAAGATATCATAAATACTGCATATTTCATCAACACCGTTGCCGTTTACAATGTCTATTCCCAAATATTTTGAAGGTCCCATCTTTTCAATGAAACTTCTCGCTGATCCGTTTACATCAAGCGAGCCTATTTCCAAAACCTGTTTTCCTTCCAATTCTTCTTTATTGGTAACATTCCTTATAAAATCTAAACATGCTTCATTACACATAGTTCATTTCTCTCCTTTAAGGTTTGTACTTTTGGATATTTTGTATTGTTTAT
Protein-coding sequences here:
- a CDS encoding methyltransferase domain-containing protein, producing the protein MCNEACLDFIRNVTNKEELEGKQVLEIGSLDVNGSARSFIEKMGPSKYLGIDIVNGNGVDEICSIYDILEKYGNESFDVVVCTEVMEHVKDWKKAISNMKKIIRRGGIILLTTRSSGYKYHAWPYDFWRFEADDMKNIFSDFSILRIEKGLDSPGVFVKAKKPGNFVENNISHYKLYSIVADKNVSTISSVDYLINFHRLFLLFAKDKLRPLLPQAFKNIVKKILGK